Proteins from a genomic interval of Nostoc sp. TCL240-02:
- a CDS encoding chloride channel protein gives MLPKKATASNQNQRWTFAQLFGLVKRNPLMISQWVILWVAVGTAGGLFAAFYWNVLEFLTHHLQRFEGFSLLIVMPLAGLVIGLVIHFLGNPGEIAVIVDNIHFRGGRLDVRKNPSMILASLISISAGGSAGPEAALVQVTGSFGTWVADRLKLQGEDLRTLSLTAMAAGFTALFGAPLGGAIFALEILHHEHIVEYYEALMPAIVSSCASYLVFAAITHLGIAPTWHFPQYHLEKIDDFAIAIIFGIIGAVAGWIFMSIFRGCDYLFARIPGPIYVRTTLAGFGLATLAVLLPLTRYFGHEELEPVLTSSFGAIFLLTLALGKMAAISITVTGGWRGGFIIPLFFTGACIGKAVAVLIPGVNPALAMICTMAAVNAAVTRTPISTTLLLSKLTNLSPFTPILFASLIGFFLSPKVPLIASQLKSRREATE, from the coding sequence GTGTTACCAAAAAAGGCCACCGCTAGCAATCAAAATCAACGCTGGACATTTGCTCAACTTTTTGGACTGGTAAAACGTAATCCCCTGATGATTTCGCAGTGGGTGATCCTCTGGGTAGCTGTGGGTACTGCTGGTGGTCTATTCGCTGCGTTTTACTGGAATGTTTTAGAATTTTTAACTCACCATCTGCAACGATTTGAAGGTTTTAGCCTGCTGATAGTGATGCCACTCGCTGGTTTAGTTATCGGGCTGGTGATTCATTTTCTGGGAAATCCCGGTGAAATCGCCGTAATTGTTGATAATATCCATTTTCGTGGCGGACGCTTAGATGTTCGCAAAAATCCCTCAATGATTCTTGCTTCTCTAATTAGCATATCGGCAGGCGGTAGTGCTGGGCCAGAAGCGGCACTAGTACAAGTAACAGGTTCTTTTGGTACTTGGGTTGCCGATCGCCTAAAACTCCAGGGTGAAGACCTCAGAACTTTGAGTTTAACGGCGATGGCGGCTGGCTTCACTGCTTTGTTCGGCGCACCTCTTGGCGGTGCAATATTCGCGTTGGAGATTTTGCACCATGAGCATATTGTGGAATATTACGAAGCCTTGATGCCAGCCATTGTTTCAAGTTGCGCTAGTTATCTGGTATTTGCAGCAATTACACATTTGGGAATTGCACCCACTTGGCATTTTCCCCAGTACCACCTAGAAAAAATTGATGATTTTGCGATCGCGATCATATTCGGAATCATTGGGGCGGTGGCGGGATGGATTTTTATGAGCATTTTTCGGGGCTGCGATTACTTGTTTGCTCGAATTCCGGGCCCCATTTATGTACGCACAACCTTAGCAGGATTTGGGCTTGCTACTTTAGCAGTTTTATTACCCCTAACCCGCTATTTTGGACATGAAGAATTAGAGCCAGTCCTCACTAGTAGCTTTGGTGCTATTTTTCTCTTAACTCTTGCTCTTGGTAAAATGGCAGCCATTAGCATCACGGTAACAGGTGGGTGGCGCGGTGGATTCATCATCCCTCTGTTTTTCACTGGTGCTTGTATTGGTAAAGCAGTAGCAGTGTTAATTCCGGGGGTTAATCCCGCCCTTGCCATGATTTGTACAATGGCGGCCGTCAATGCAGCCGTAACGCGCACACCTATAAGTACAACTCTGCTGCTGTCAAAACTGACTAACTTAAGTCCTTTTACACCAATCCTTTTTGCCAGTTTGATTGGATTTTTTCTCTCGCCCAAAGTTCCTCTGATTGCATCTCAACTGAAGTCCCGGAGAGAAGCTACTGAATGA
- a CDS encoding transposase family protein produces the protein MTTPDKNHKKAELSKTQKSENKELSFRRIFVEHLICRVKIFRVASDRFRLARHCYSQVIKTVCELVGLHLNASELHVI, from the coding sequence ATTACCACACCTGACAAGAATCACAAAAAAGCCGAACTTTCAAAAACTCAAAAATCAGAGAATAAGGAATTATCTTTTAGAAGGATTTTTGTTGAGCATCTGATATGTAGGGTGAAAATTTTTCGAGTAGCCAGTGACAGATTTCGTCTAGCTCGACATTGTTATAGTCAGGTGATAAAGACGGTATGTGAATTAGTTGGGTTACATCTCAATGCTTCAGAATTGCACGTTATTTAA
- a CDS encoding glycosyltransferase has translation MHIGFLNPQGNFDSNNSHITKHPDFGGQLIYVKQVAIALAEKGHKVDILTRQIIDPEWPEFVQGFDTYPGIDNVRIIRLPAGPKEFLPKELLWTHLISDWVPNILKFYQQQGGLPDAMTAHYADGGLCGVLIEEDTGIPFTFTAHSLGAQKMDKLEVTSENLLEIEVTSENLLEIDEQFHFKYRILAERLSMNRSFVNITSTRQERFQQYSHRVYRSAVDVDNDNRFAVIPPGADFSIFGAKARSENEKATEEFIQERLARDIAEPRRDLPVIVASSRLEPKKNILGLVQAFAISPTLQERANLILLTGGLDDPLREEASDSIAEEVLAPIREVVKENDLWGKISAFGLSDQSQESLAAAYRFMVKRRSVFALTALYEPFGLAPLEAAVAGLPVVATKNGGPSESLRQGNKEYGILVDPEDPADIARGLERLLCDAQEWEYFAQAGQQRVLKTYSWESTAENYLTLLEQILSLPKTRPRAELLPIHPYFRNPESQTDVSLEELSDLYFGTNQKALRIVD, from the coding sequence ATGCACATTGGATTTCTCAACCCTCAAGGCAATTTTGATTCAAACAATAGTCACATAACCAAACACCCAGATTTTGGGGGTCAACTGATCTACGTTAAGCAAGTCGCCATAGCCTTAGCCGAAAAGGGACACAAAGTTGATATTCTCACCCGTCAAATTATTGACCCGGAATGGCCAGAGTTTGTCCAAGGGTTTGATACTTATCCAGGAATTGATAACGTTCGCATTATCCGCTTACCAGCTGGGCCAAAAGAATTTCTCCCCAAAGAGTTGTTATGGACTCATCTGATTAGTGATTGGGTACCCAACATCTTGAAATTTTATCAACAGCAAGGTGGCTTACCCGATGCTATGACTGCTCACTACGCCGATGGAGGGCTATGTGGCGTTCTAATTGAAGAGGATACAGGCATACCTTTTACCTTTACTGCTCATTCTCTTGGTGCCCAAAAGATGGACAAGCTGGAAGTCACTTCAGAGAACTTGTTAGAAATAGAAGTCACTTCAGAGAACTTGTTAGAAATAGATGAGCAATTCCATTTTAAATATCGCATCCTAGCCGAACGCTTGAGCATGAATCGCTCGTTCGTTAATATCACCAGTACACGACAAGAACGCTTTCAACAGTATTCTCATCGAGTCTATAGGAGTGCAGTGGATGTAGACAACGACAACCGCTTTGCAGTGATTCCACCGGGAGCAGATTTCTCGATTTTCGGTGCAAAGGCACGTTCCGAAAATGAGAAGGCGACTGAAGAATTCATTCAGGAGCGATTGGCACGGGACATTGCAGAGCCACGTCGAGATTTGCCCGTTATCGTAGCATCCAGTCGATTAGAGCCTAAAAAAAACATATTAGGGCTAGTGCAAGCCTTCGCAATCAGTCCAACACTTCAGGAACGAGCTAACTTGATATTACTTACAGGGGGACTGGACGATCCCTTACGAGAAGAGGCTAGTGACAGCATAGCTGAAGAGGTATTAGCCCCCATTCGAGAGGTAGTCAAGGAAAACGACTTGTGGGGCAAGATTAGTGCATTTGGCTTGTCAGATCAGTCTCAAGAGTCACTGGCAGCAGCCTATCGGTTTATGGTTAAACGCCGCTCGGTATTTGCGCTGACAGCACTTTACGAACCCTTTGGACTTGCTCCTTTAGAAGCAGCAGTTGCAGGTTTACCAGTGGTAGCAACCAAAAACGGTGGCCCTAGCGAAAGCTTGCGGCAGGGAAATAAGGAATATGGCATACTCGTAGACCCAGAAGATCCTGCTGATATTGCACGAGGCTTGGAGCGGTTGCTATGTGATGCTCAGGAGTGGGAATATTTTGCCCAAGCTGGTCAGCAACGGGTGCTGAAGACGTACAGTTGGGAATCTACTGCTGAAAACTACCTGACTTTGCTTGAGCAGATTCTGTCTTTACCCAAAACCCGCCCTCGCGCTGAACTCCTGCCCATCCATCCCTACTTTCGTAATCCAGAATCGCAGACTGATGTTTCTTTGGAAGAATTAAGCGACCTCTACTTTGGAACCAATCAAAAGGCACTAAGGATCGTGGATTAA
- the glgX gene encoding glycogen debranching protein GlgX codes for MYVAVWPGNVYPLGASWDGKGTNFALFSENATGVELCLFDTDNHEIRLPLTEKNNFVWHAYLPGVGPGQRYGFRVHGPWAPELGHRFNPNKLLIDPYAKAIDGEISDTAAIFGYSLDAPEQDLAFSDLDNAEIMPKCIVVDQSFDWGDDKLLSIPWHETIIYETHVRGFTKLHPEIPEKLRGTYAGLAHPVAIQYLQQLGITSVELMPVHHFLSSPGFLVNKGLKNYWGYDSINYFTPYSGYSANGSLGQQVTEFKQMVKDLHSAGIEVILDVVYNHTGEGNHLGPTLSLRGIDNAVYYRLVKDNSRYYMDFTGCGNSLNVRHAQVLKLIMDSLRYWVTEMHIDGFRFDLASALARELYEVDSLAAFFDIIHQDPILADVKLIAEPWDLGEGGYQVGNFPLRWSEWNGRYRDTVRDFWRGEDDSLGQFAYCFTGSPDLYQANGRNPSASINFITAHDGFTLNDLVSYNEKHNQDNGEDSRDGESHNRSWNCGVEGETNDPDVIRLRQRQRRNFLATLMLSQGIPMLLGGDEIGCTQKGNNNVYCQDNEIAWRDWSLQKSNSELLDFARELIYFRHQHPVFRRRKWFQGLPIHGFGISDIGWFNDDGSEMTEKQWLVSYAKAMEIFLNGEGIVTPGRRGERIIDESFLLFFNAHYETIEFALPNVFQDREWEIVIDTNESRFLSPGKLVMGEQTVPVTDRSLIVLRRLAL; via the coding sequence ATGTATGTAGCTGTATGGCCTGGGAATGTATATCCCTTAGGTGCTAGTTGGGATGGAAAAGGTACGAATTTTGCTTTATTTTCGGAAAATGCAACAGGTGTAGAACTTTGTTTATTTGATACTGATAATCATGAAATTCGCTTGCCTTTAACAGAAAAAAATAATTTTGTTTGGCACGCTTATCTACCAGGAGTAGGGCCTGGGCAACGCTATGGATTTAGAGTACATGGCCCTTGGGCCCCAGAACTTGGTCATCGCTTTAACCCTAATAAACTATTAATTGATCCCTATGCTAAGGCAATTGATGGGGAAATTAGCGATACCGCAGCTATTTTTGGCTACTCTTTAGATGCGCCAGAACAAGACCTAGCTTTTTCCGATTTAGATAATGCCGAAATTATGCCGAAGTGTATTGTTGTCGATCAGTCTTTTGATTGGGGAGATGACAAACTACTTTCTATACCGTGGCACGAAACTATTATTTATGAAACTCACGTTAGAGGTTTTACTAAATTACACCCAGAAATTCCAGAAAAATTACGTGGTACTTATGCAGGGCTGGCACATCCAGTTGCAATTCAATATCTCCAACAACTAGGAATCACATCTGTGGAATTGATGCCTGTACATCACTTTTTATCTTCTCCAGGATTTCTGGTAAATAAAGGACTCAAAAACTATTGGGGCTACGATTCCATTAATTATTTCACCCCCTACTCTGGTTACAGTGCTAATGGCTCACTCGGACAACAAGTGACCGAGTTTAAGCAGATGGTCAAGGACTTACACTCTGCTGGGATTGAAGTAATTTTAGATGTAGTTTATAACCACACTGGCGAAGGCAATCATTTAGGGCCAACATTATCGCTACGAGGCATCGATAATGCTGTTTACTACCGCTTGGTCAAAGATAATTCCCGCTACTACATGGACTTCACAGGCTGCGGCAACTCCCTAAATGTGCGTCATGCCCAAGTTCTGAAGTTAATCATGGATAGCCTGCGCTATTGGGTAACAGAAATGCATATTGATGGCTTTCGCTTTGATTTAGCCTCAGCATTAGCGCGAGAGCTATATGAAGTAGATAGTCTCGCAGCTTTTTTTGATATTATTCATCAAGATCCAATTCTGGCAGATGTGAAGCTGATTGCTGAACCTTGGGATTTAGGAGAAGGCGGTTATCAAGTTGGCAATTTTCCTTTACGTTGGTCTGAATGGAATGGCAGATATCGTGATACTGTAAGGGATTTTTGGCGTGGTGAGGATGATAGCCTCGGACAATTTGCTTATTGTTTTACTGGCAGCCCTGACCTTTACCAAGCAAACGGGCGTAATCCCAGTGCCAGTATTAATTTCATCACTGCTCATGATGGCTTCACGCTCAATGATTTGGTCAGCTATAACGAAAAGCATAATCAGGACAACGGCGAAGATAGCCGTGATGGGGAAAGCCATAACCGCTCTTGGAATTGCGGTGTAGAAGGAGAAACCAATGACCCAGATGTAATCCGCTTACGGCAACGTCAGCGACGCAACTTTTTAGCAACTCTAATGCTGTCTCAAGGCATACCCATGCTATTAGGAGGAGATGAAATTGGTTGCACTCAGAAGGGTAACAACAATGTATACTGCCAAGATAATGAAATTGCCTGGCGTGATTGGAGTTTACAAAAGTCTAATTCCGAACTACTAGATTTTGCCCGCGAACTGATTTATTTTCGTCATCAGCATCCAGTATTTCGGCGGCGTAAGTGGTTTCAAGGCCTTCCTATTCACGGTTTTGGGATCAGTGATATTGGTTGGTTTAATGACGATGGCAGCGAAATGACTGAAAAGCAGTGGCTAGTTAGTTATGCCAAAGCTATGGAAATTTTCTTGAATGGCGAGGGCATTGTTACTCCTGGCCGCCGTGGTGAACGGATTATTGATGAGAGCTTTCTGCTATTTTTTAATGCTCACTACGAAACGATTGAGTTTGCTTTACCCAATGTTTTCCAGGATAGGGAATGGGAAATAGTTATTGACACCAACGAATCTCGCTTCCTTAGCCCAGGAAAGTTGGTTATGGGTGAGCAAACTGTGCCAGTTACAGACCGCTCTCTCATAGTGTTACGTCGTCTTGCTTTGTAA
- a CDS encoding nuclear transport factor 2 family protein — protein MLIIWNQPQYALADVNPQEINAIIRTRDIALQALNTRDFSKIQPYLHPNFTITTVDNQIFHKVPEFEKYWNQQFSSSIKDIKMQLKGDTLRTFLTPEIDVASGEAIASFSFKDGKAADMALRWTAVLQKLQDKWTIQSLHFSSNLLNNPVLNAAQQLGRILAVAAGVGGFLVGAVTMLLLRRRTKPRTERI, from the coding sequence GTGTTAATAATTTGGAATCAACCCCAATACGCTCTGGCAGATGTCAACCCACAGGAAATAAATGCAATTATTCGCACACGGGATATTGCCCTGCAAGCCCTAAACACTCGCGATTTTTCCAAAATACAGCCTTACTTGCACCCAAACTTCACAATCACAACAGTTGATAACCAGATTTTTCACAAAGTTCCTGAGTTTGAAAAGTACTGGAATCAGCAGTTTTCCAGTTCCATTAAAGATATCAAAATGCAGCTCAAGGGAGATACTCTCAGAACATTTCTCACACCAGAAATAGATGTTGCCTCTGGAGAAGCGATCGCATCTTTCTCTTTCAAAGATGGCAAAGCGGCTGATATGGCGTTGCGATGGACAGCAGTGCTGCAAAAACTCCAAGATAAATGGACGATTCAATCGCTGCATTTTTCCTCAAATCTGCTGAATAACCCAGTGCTAAATGCTGCTCAACAATTGGGACGAATTCTAGCAGTTGCAGCAGGTGTAGGCGGTTTCCTGGTGGGAGCAGTAACGATGCTATTATTACGTCGCAGGACTAAGCCACGAACCGAAAGGATATAG